The Flavobacterium faecale genome has a segment encoding these proteins:
- the dusB gene encoding tRNA dihydrouridine synthase DusB: MIKIGNIELPDFPLLLAPMEDVSDPPYRRLCKMHGADMMYSEFISSEGLIRDAIKSRMKLDIFDYERPVGIQIFGGDEEAMALSSKIVSTVNPDIIDINFGCPVKKVVCKGAGAGVLKDVDLMIRLTQAVIDSTHLPVTVKTRLGWDDSSINIDEVAERLQDIGVAALSIHARTRAQMYKGHADWSHIARVKNNPRITMPIFGNGDIDSPEKALQYKNEYGIDGIMIGRAAIGYPWIFNEIKHFFKTGEHLAKPTVADRVEAVRNHLTWAMEWKGERLGIVETRPHYTNYFKGIHSFKPFKQQLVTEDNPQELFAILNSIEQAYAGYELA; the protein is encoded by the coding sequence ATGATTAAGATTGGCAACATAGAATTACCCGATTTCCCATTATTACTGGCACCTATGGAAGATGTGAGCGATCCACCTTACCGTAGATTGTGTAAAATGCATGGCGCCGACATGATGTACTCTGAATTTATTTCCTCAGAAGGTTTAATTCGTGACGCCATCAAAAGCCGAATGAAGTTGGATATTTTCGATTATGAAAGACCAGTCGGGATTCAGATTTTTGGTGGTGATGAAGAAGCAATGGCACTTTCGTCTAAAATCGTATCTACTGTAAACCCCGATATTATTGACATTAACTTTGGTTGCCCTGTAAAAAAAGTAGTTTGCAAAGGTGCTGGCGCAGGAGTATTGAAAGATGTTGATTTGATGATTCGCCTAACACAAGCCGTAATTGATAGCACACATTTGCCAGTAACGGTAAAAACTCGTTTGGGTTGGGATGACAGTTCGATCAATATTGATGAAGTTGCCGAGAGATTGCAAGATATTGGCGTTGCAGCTTTGAGCATCCATGCTCGTACACGCGCTCAAATGTACAAAGGCCATGCAGACTGGTCACACATTGCACGTGTCAAAAATAACCCTAGAATTACCATGCCTATTTTTGGTAACGGAGACATTGACAGCCCCGAGAAAGCATTACAATATAAAAACGAATACGGTATTGACGGAATCATGATTGGTCGTGCCGCCATAGGATATCCTTGGATTTTTAACGAAATCAAACATTTCTTTAAAACAGGGGAACATTTGGCCAAACCTACTGTCGCCGATAGAGTAGAAGCCGTACGCAACCACTTAACATGGGCAATGGAATGGAAAGGTGAACGATTAGGAATTGTAGAAACTCGTCCGCATTACACCAATTATTTCAAAGGGATTCATTCGTTTAAACCTTTTAAACAACAATTAGTCACCGAAGATAATCCGCAAGAATTATTTGCAATTTTAAATTCTATTGAACAAGCATATGCTGGTTACGAACTAGCTTAA
- a CDS encoding ATP-binding protein, which translates to MKELKKRLYGYIAIAIMTVSCIVVLGWFFKLTILQTIFPTLVTMKFNTALCFLLLGFSLLVSNSRYFKTSKNVALFLVIAISLATLLQYVFSVNFGIDEFFVKDINNPLEHVALGRMSPQTGILFFNISLVLFFLQFKNRHKLVDFGLFVAIVLTITGFLGFVFRSNKVNFIPTFSQISLITVLLFLMLSIGILDRIKSMRIQLVFTKILNLGLAVLLVSFMLLYLVFSQVREDVEVSREIVEDTVEVIHLLSMLSSAIMRDEVVITNYVLSGETQYLKESDPSLYILDSIKKSKKISKNSLVNSRDLEKYIVEKAQSTAYIINLRKHSSGDAAKSALMSTNTISLSKKILLLIKEIEKEEYRVLRMKKDQNLKQIQHSDSLIEFFKAFIAISLLISYLVVLYSFKAKKTAQILLEKSNERFFSIFNYNPISMAITTVEGGEFVFVNDFYCESTGYDRESLIGKTADQVNIVSTEERAKIRENIAQLGGEAKDIEIKVNKADGGVMFVLFSVQKLLLDGKNCFVYAFVDITERNKIKEKLVEVNHELDSFTYSVSHDLRAPLRAITGYTKILNEDYGDKIDEDGQQYMNVISKNAIKMGQLIDDLLAFSRLGRQNLVLVPVEMNKLVGSLIEDMKLFANGKELEIKYANLLDLKGDGSMLKVIMTNLLSNAVKYSSKKEQIIVEIESHEEGQNIIYSVKDNGVGFDMAYAGKLFAVFQRLHSTTEFEGTGVGLAIVHRIITKHGGKVWAESIPDVGSTFYFSLLK; encoded by the coding sequence ATGAAAGAACTTAAAAAGCGACTATATGGCTATATAGCAATAGCAATTATGACTGTTAGTTGCATTGTGGTCTTGGGGTGGTTTTTTAAATTGACCATCTTACAAACAATATTTCCTACTTTGGTTACGATGAAGTTCAATACAGCGCTGTGCTTTTTATTGTTGGGTTTCTCGCTATTGGTCAGCAATTCTCGCTATTTTAAAACCAGTAAAAATGTGGCATTATTTTTAGTAATCGCAATAAGCTTAGCCACTTTGCTACAATATGTATTTAGCGTCAATTTTGGTATTGACGAGTTCTTTGTGAAGGACATTAACAATCCTCTAGAGCATGTTGCTTTAGGTAGAATGAGTCCTCAAACTGGGATATTATTTTTTAATATTAGCCTTGTTTTGTTTTTTTTGCAATTTAAAAACAGACATAAACTGGTAGATTTTGGGCTTTTTGTTGCTATAGTATTGACAATTACGGGCTTTTTAGGTTTTGTTTTTCGTTCCAATAAAGTAAATTTCATCCCTACATTTTCCCAAATATCCTTGATCACCGTTTTATTATTTTTAATGCTTTCGATAGGTATTTTAGATAGGATCAAAAGTATGCGTATACAGTTGGTTTTTACCAAAATTTTAAATTTGGGACTTGCTGTGCTTCTTGTAAGTTTTATGCTTTTGTATTTGGTATTTAGTCAAGTAAGAGAAGATGTTGAGGTTTCTAGGGAAATAGTAGAGGATACTGTGGAAGTAATACATTTATTATCGATGCTCTCCTCGGCCATAATGCGGGATGAAGTTGTAATTACAAATTATGTTTTGTCTGGTGAAACGCAATATTTAAAAGAAAGCGATCCAAGTTTATATATCCTTGATAGCATTAAAAAAAGCAAAAAAATTAGCAAAAATTCTCTTGTAAATAGTAGGGATCTAGAGAAGTATATTGTGGAAAAAGCGCAGAGCACTGCTTATATTATTAATTTAAGAAAGCATAGTAGCGGTGATGCAGCCAAAAGTGCATTGATGTCTACCAATACGATATCATTAAGCAAAAAGATACTATTGTTAATCAAGGAAATTGAGAAAGAAGAATATAGGGTACTTCGAATGAAAAAAGATCAAAATTTAAAGCAGATACAGCACTCAGATAGCCTAATAGAGTTTTTTAAAGCCTTTATTGCCATTTCTCTATTGATATCCTATTTGGTTGTACTCTATAGTTTTAAGGCAAAAAAAACGGCGCAAATACTACTAGAAAAATCAAATGAGCGCTTTTTTAGTATCTTCAATTACAATCCTATATCTATGGCTATCACGACTGTTGAAGGTGGTGAGTTTGTATTTGTTAATGATTTTTATTGTGAATCAACAGGATACGATAGAGAGTCACTGATTGGTAAAACGGCCGATCAAGTGAATATTGTAAGTACCGAAGAGCGTGCAAAAATTAGAGAAAATATTGCGCAGCTTGGAGGTGAAGCAAAGGATATCGAAATTAAAGTTAACAAAGCTGACGGTGGAGTTATGTTTGTTTTATTCTCTGTTCAAAAACTGCTTTTGGATGGTAAAAATTGCTTCGTGTATGCTTTTGTTGATATTACTGAGAGAAATAAAATTAAAGAAAAATTAGTAGAGGTAAATCATGAGTTAGATTCTTTCACCTATTCAGTTTCACACGATTTGCGAGCGCCTTTGCGCGCAATTACTGGCTACACAAAGATTCTTAATGAAGATTATGGTGATAAAATAGACGAAGATGGACAGCAATATATGAATGTTATCTCAAAAAATGCCATAAAAATGGGGCAGTTGATTGATGACTTATTGGCATTTTCTAGGTTGGGTAGACAGAATTTAGTTTTGGTTCCTGTAGAAATGAATAAATTGGTAGGTAGCTTGATAGAAGACATGAAACTTTTTGCTAATGGAAAGGAATTGGAGATCAAGTATGCCAATTTGCTAGACCTCAAAGGTGATGGTAGCATGCTAAAAGTAATTATGACCAATTTGTTGTCAAATGCAGTAAAATATTCGTCTAAAAAAGAGCAGATTATTGTCGAAATTGAATCACATGAAGAGGGACAAAATATAATTTATTCTGTGAAAGATAATGGAGTTGGTTTTGATATGGCTTACGCCGGAAAATTATTTGCTGTTTTTCAAAGATTGCACAGTACCACAGAGTTTGAAGGTACTGGAGTTGGATTGGCTATTGTGCATAGGATCATTACCAAACACGGTGGTAAGGTTTGGGCCGAATCAATACCAGATGTAGGATCTACTTTTTATTTTTCCTTACTTAAATAA
- a CDS encoding response regulator: protein MNEENYTVDILLVEDNPDDAGLVIRALKKQNLANNLLHLHDGAQALDFIFCKGPYENRKIENKPKLILLDLKMPKVGGIEVLKAIKEDDRTTSIPIVIMTSSSEERDVVESYRLGTNSFIVKPVDFDNFSKAVVELGFYWLLLNQAP, encoded by the coding sequence ATGAATGAAGAAAATTATACAGTAGATATATTATTGGTAGAAGACAACCCCGATGATGCAGGTTTAGTTATAAGAGCGTTAAAAAAACAAAATTTGGCAAACAATCTACTACATTTACATGATGGTGCGCAAGCATTGGACTTTATATTTTGTAAAGGGCCTTATGAAAATAGAAAAATAGAGAATAAACCAAAACTAATTCTTTTGGATTTAAAAATGCCAAAAGTAGGAGGTATTGAAGTGCTTAAGGCTATTAAAGAAGATGACAGGACCACCTCCATTCCAATAGTGATAATGACTTCTTCAAGTGAGGAGCGTGACGTGGTAGAGAGCTACCGTTTGGGTACCAATAGTTTTATTGTAAAACCAGTTGATTTTGATAATTTCTCAAAAGCTGTTGTTGAATTAGGTTTTTATTGGTTGTTGCTAAATCAAGCCCCATGA
- a CDS encoding PAS domain-containing protein, producing MKKLKILILEDSAYDVVLIKSELKNAGLAFESHVVETKSDYIAALDQFQPEVILSDHSMPQFTSTVALEIYNERKLKIPFILVTGSVSEEFAVQTILSGACDYILKSNLTRLPVAVKNAVAAHNMKLENEISEKRIQRKNTFLNHIVFSQPILLYVANIDDNCRTTFISKNVEDITGYCRADILGDNTLWRRNIHPDEVEDVVQSFTDKVNHGGGAIEYRWKCANGEYKWFLDNLTIVKDEFGANWVHGSRIDITKSKNADHRKIVFTKGMDEMLYMISHKVRHSISQILGLYYLIAEETVTDDEIKKVVGYMKEPAESLDLFTAELTALMDELKTKNTNLN from the coding sequence ATGAAAAAGCTGAAAATATTAATTTTAGAAGACTCCGCCTACGATGTCGTTCTAATAAAGTCAGAACTCAAAAATGCTGGATTAGCGTTTGAGAGTCATGTTGTAGAAACAAAATCAGATTACATCGCAGCGCTAGATCAATTTCAGCCTGAGGTGATTTTGTCAGATCACTCTATGCCGCAATTTACTTCAACAGTAGCGCTAGAAATTTATAACGAACGAAAATTAAAAATTCCGTTTATCCTTGTAACGGGTTCTGTTTCAGAAGAATTCGCTGTTCAAACCATTCTCTCTGGTGCATGTGATTACATTTTAAAATCAAATTTAACTCGATTACCAGTTGCGGTCAAAAATGCGGTTGCCGCCCACAATATGAAACTGGAAAACGAAATAAGCGAGAAAAGGATCCAAAGAAAAAATACGTTTTTAAATCATATCGTTTTTTCACAGCCTATTTTATTGTATGTAGCAAATATCGATGATAATTGTAGAACGACTTTTATAAGTAAAAATGTAGAAGATATAACGGGCTATTGCCGTGCTGATATTTTGGGAGACAATACTTTATGGCGTCGTAATATACATCCTGATGAAGTAGAAGATGTTGTACAGTCGTTTACTGATAAGGTAAATCATGGTGGTGGAGCTATAGAATACCGCTGGAAATGCGCCAATGGGGAATACAAATGGTTTCTAGACAATTTAACGATTGTTAAAGATGAATTTGGTGCTAATTGGGTCCACGGATCTCGAATTGACATTACAAAATCAAAAAATGCAGACCACCGCAAAATAGTTTTTACAAAAGGGATGGACGAGATGCTCTACATGATATCTCATAAGGTAAGACATTCCATTTCGCAAATCTTAGGACTCTATTATTTAATTGCTGAAGAAACTGTAACAGATGATGAGATAAAAAAAGTGGTAGGTTACATGAAAGAACCTGCAGAATCATTAGATCTTTTTACCGCAGAACTAACAGCACTAATGGACGAACTAAAAACAAAAAATACAAATTTGAATTAA
- a CDS encoding ABC transporter permease: MNFPLYIAKRYLRSNSKNSAINIINRIASMGIIVGAMALFVVLSVFSGLKEFSLSFTNNLDPDLKISSTLGKSFEISPGQENQLKKIAGIAHFSKIIEERVLFVYGDKQEVTYLKGVDTQFTQVNPIVKSLYNGQWLAYNTAQVVVGYGLAQKFSMGLLDFNTNLEVFVPKPGRGGINSPDDAFNKTTIYPIGIYAISEDLDSKYVFADLRMAQDLLEYNKNQISGIEIKNKQGADETAITNQLNSIFKDKITVKNRAQLNESLYKMLNTENIAVYLIFTLVIIIALFNLIGALIMMILDKKSNLKTLFNLGVEIKSLRKIFLLQGTLLSFFGGLIGLTIGIVIVLLQQNFEWIMITDSLAYPVVFSVENVVIVMGTIMVLGFIASLIASSRVSERLLE; this comes from the coding sequence TTGAATTTTCCATTATACATAGCCAAACGCTACCTACGAAGCAATAGTAAAAATAGTGCCATCAATATTATCAACCGCATTGCGAGTATGGGTATTATTGTTGGGGCGATGGCTTTGTTTGTGGTGCTATCTGTTTTTAGCGGATTGAAAGAATTTAGTCTTTCGTTTACGAACAATCTTGATCCTGATTTGAAAATTAGCAGTACGCTTGGCAAATCATTTGAGATTAGTCCTGGTCAAGAGAATCAGTTGAAAAAGATTGCTGGTATTGCCCATTTTTCTAAAATAATTGAAGAACGTGTTTTGTTTGTCTATGGTGACAAACAAGAAGTTACCTATCTCAAAGGGGTTGACACCCAATTTACACAAGTGAATCCTATTGTGAAATCGTTGTACAATGGGCAATGGCTTGCCTACAACACTGCTCAGGTAGTGGTAGGTTATGGATTGGCACAAAAATTCTCGATGGGATTATTGGACTTTAATACCAATCTAGAAGTTTTTGTACCAAAACCGGGTCGTGGCGGCATAAATTCTCCCGATGATGCTTTTAATAAAACAACTATCTACCCTATTGGAATTTATGCGATAAGCGAAGATTTGGATTCGAAATATGTTTTTGCCGATTTAAGGATGGCGCAAGATTTATTAGAATATAATAAAAACCAAATTTCGGGAATTGAAATTAAAAATAAGCAGGGGGCAGATGAAACTGCTATCACCAACCAACTTAACAGCATTTTTAAGGATAAGATTACTGTAAAAAATCGTGCGCAACTCAACGAATCACTTTACAAAATGTTGAATACAGAGAATATTGCGGTTTACCTAATATTTACATTGGTGATTATTATTGCACTATTTAATTTGATTGGTGCCTTGATCATGATGATTTTGGACAAAAAAAGCAATCTAAAAACATTGTTTAATCTAGGAGTTGAGATTAAAAGCCTGCGCAAAATATTTTTATTACAAGGAACCTTGCTCAGTTTTTTTGGTGGACTTATTGGACTAACAATCGGAATAGTGATTGTATTGCTACAACAAAATTTTGAATGGATAATGATTACAGACAGTTTGGCCTACCCTGTAGTGTTCTCAGTTGAAAACGTAGTAATAGTAATGGGCACGATCATGGTCTTGGGCTTTATTGCCTCGTTGATTGCTAGTAGTCGAGTGAGTGAGCGTTTGCTAGAGTAA
- the rbfA gene encoding 30S ribosome-binding factor RbfA has protein sequence METNRQKKIGGVIQKDLVDILQGEVRKNGVTNLIISVSKVAVTSDLSVATVYLSIFPQEKAQETLAGIKSNSKMIKHDLAQRVSKQLRRVPNLVFFVDDSLDYIEKINNALKNQENPIENRDLLDKRRFQ, from the coding sequence ATGGAAACAAATAGACAGAAAAAAATAGGTGGGGTAATCCAGAAAGATTTGGTGGATATCTTGCAAGGTGAAGTGAGAAAAAACGGTGTGACCAATTTAATTATTTCAGTATCAAAAGTGGCGGTAACCTCTGATTTATCGGTTGCTACGGTGTACTTGAGTATTTTTCCGCAGGAGAAAGCGCAAGAAACGCTAGCGGGTATTAAATCTAACAGTAAAATGATTAAGCATGACTTGGCGCAACGTGTGAGCAAGCAATTGAGACGCGTGCCTAACTTGGTTTTCTTTGTTGATGACTCTTTGGATTATATCGAAAAGATCAACAATGCTTTGAAAAATCAAGAAAATCCAATTGAAAACAGAGATTTATTAGACAAAAGACGTTTTCAATAA
- a CDS encoding UvrD-helicase domain-containing protein — MQRHSFSIYDASAGSGKTYALVKEYLKIILTAQKNDAYRNILAITFTNKAVHEMKTRIVGSLSEFAKDEPSSKAMSLMQDMINGKRKENNPDEWLEEPIGLSIIEIKIKAQHIIKHIIHNYAAFDISTIDKFTHKVIRAFAHDLNLPMTFEVTLDTENLLTEAVDALIAQAGEDETLTKLLIDFTMEKTDDDKSWDISREIMETGKLVLNENHHNEILQFKDKSIAEFVEIKKNLKVVCKEIDKKNQELAQALWSLIEQNGIDPKSFSGQYFPKHIQSIIDGKFNPANKTYHEVEDIKINKTAKDRDSIESIIPEMLQNLLMIYENFAKRDFYNAFLKNITPLSLLNTVSNELAKIQEEQNVLSISEFNAIIHREIQNQPAPFIYERLGERYRHFFIDEFQDTSEMQWQNLIPLIDNALAGQDDYGVKGSLMIVGDPKQSIYRWRGGKAEQFIDLSKGSNPFSNPDKNLRELDTNYRSYSEVINFNNAFFQMLSSEFAHPDYEDLYKNHSRQKTNDKVGGYVNISFIPKIEDTEEEEDKLSKEDLYVQATLHTIQKVVTQGFQYKDIVILTRKRSQGIAVASYLTEQKIPLLSSETLMIQNSTEVRFVIHLLQYLNNSSDAEAKANFLYYLAKHNQDLLPTHDFILKGMELKAELDFEAWLATFGVSLSFQNIRKKSLYETVEIIVKKFISSPIPQGVENNQQTSATAPPSAGAYVQYFLDIVLERDVRNQAGIADFLNFWDKNSSKFSIPSPEGNNAVRIMTIHKSKGLEFPVVIFPFAEEDYNRKPKDKLWLDTDEAVLGLPKVLIDNSKAVEGFGESAKAIYDQKKQEELLDNINVLYVALTRAEEQLYVISSCNLTSSGAVKTEDMSAFFINYTIQESDFIPEKLEYEWGNSTKLSPTHIHVDTSKMIPVVEEVLDFKNIKIAQREALMWGTQQQESIAYGNVIHEIMSFITTEKDIDVAITKAIEDGLIHAGQQEAVAATLREVVGHEELVAFFAEGNEVMNEQTIIQKEGGLVKPDRMVLTPNNEMLLLDYKTGVHHDKYQKQLEKYQIAIENMGFNVLRKNLVYIGEQIKVISV; from the coding sequence ATGCAAAGACACTCCTTCTCCATATACGACGCATCTGCAGGCTCTGGTAAAACGTACGCCTTGGTCAAAGAATATCTCAAAATTATTCTGACGGCTCAAAAAAATGATGCCTATCGCAACATATTAGCCATTACGTTTACCAACAAAGCGGTGCACGAGATGAAAACCCGTATTGTAGGTAGTTTGTCTGAATTTGCCAAAGACGAGCCGTCCTCAAAAGCCATGAGCTTGATGCAGGACATGATTAACGGAAAACGGAAAGAGAATAATCCAGACGAGTGGCTTGAAGAACCAATCGGACTTTCGATAATCGAAATCAAAATCAAAGCCCAGCACATTATCAAGCACATTATTCACAATTATGCAGCTTTTGATATTTCGACCATCGATAAATTTACGCACAAAGTAATTCGTGCTTTCGCTCATGATTTAAACCTTCCAATGACATTTGAAGTTACCTTGGATACCGAAAATCTATTGACCGAAGCCGTAGATGCGCTCATCGCACAAGCAGGCGAAGACGAAACCTTAACCAAATTACTGATCGATTTCACCATGGAAAAAACCGATGATGACAAGTCTTGGGACATTTCGCGAGAAATCATGGAAACAGGTAAGTTGGTACTCAACGAAAATCATCACAACGAAATCCTGCAGTTCAAAGACAAAAGCATAGCCGAATTTGTCGAAATCAAAAAAAACCTAAAAGTTGTTTGCAAAGAAATCGATAAAAAAAATCAGGAGTTAGCACAAGCACTTTGGTCTTTGATTGAACAAAATGGTATCGATCCTAAATCATTTTCTGGACAATATTTTCCAAAACATATTCAAAGTATAATCGACGGAAAATTTAACCCTGCCAATAAAACTTATCATGAAGTAGAGGATATAAAGATTAATAAAACCGCCAAAGATAGAGATAGCATCGAAAGCATTATTCCAGAAATGCTACAGAACCTTCTAATGATTTATGAGAATTTCGCAAAAAGAGATTTTTACAACGCGTTTTTGAAAAACATCACGCCTCTGTCTTTACTAAATACGGTTAGTAATGAATTGGCTAAAATCCAAGAGGAACAAAATGTATTGTCTATTTCTGAGTTTAACGCCATTATTCATCGTGAGATTCAAAACCAGCCAGCTCCTTTTATATACGAGCGACTGGGCGAACGCTACCGTCATTTTTTCATAGACGAATTTCAAGACACATCCGAGATGCAATGGCAAAATTTGATTCCGCTTATTGACAATGCTCTTGCGGGTCAAGATGATTATGGAGTCAAAGGAAGTTTGATGATCGTGGGTGACCCGAAACAATCCATTTACCGTTGGCGTGGTGGAAAAGCAGAACAGTTTATTGATTTAAGCAAAGGCAGCAACCCATTTAGTAATCCCGATAAAAATTTGCGAGAACTGGATACCAATTATCGCAGTTATTCTGAGGTAATTAATTTTAATAACGCATTTTTTCAAATGCTCTCTTCAGAATTTGCCCATCCGGATTACGAAGATTTATACAAAAATCATTCGCGTCAAAAAACAAATGACAAAGTAGGTGGATATGTAAACATTTCGTTCATCCCAAAAATAGAAGACACAGAAGAGGAAGAAGATAAACTAAGTAAAGAAGATTTGTATGTGCAAGCCACTTTACATACCATTCAAAAAGTAGTAACGCAAGGTTTTCAATACAAAGACATTGTGATTTTGACTCGTAAACGTAGTCAAGGAATCGCTGTAGCCAGTTATTTGACAGAGCAAAAAATTCCGTTATTGTCTTCTGAGACTTTGATGATTCAGAATTCGACTGAGGTTCGTTTTGTTATTCATTTGTTGCAATACCTTAATAATAGTTCTGACGCAGAAGCCAAAGCCAATTTCTTGTATTATTTGGCCAAGCACAATCAAGACCTATTACCCACGCATGATTTTATCTTAAAAGGAATGGAGCTTAAAGCTGAGCTGGATTTTGAAGCTTGGTTAGCCACTTTTGGGGTATCGCTTTCGTTTCAAAACATTCGAAAAAAATCACTGTACGAAACGGTAGAAATTATTGTAAAGAAATTTATAAGCTCTCCTATACCTCAAGGGGTCGAAAATAATCAGCAGACTTCTGCGACAGCTCCCCCTTCAGCAGGAGCTTACGTGCAGTACTTTCTAGATATCGTGCTAGAACGAGATGTGCGTAACCAAGCTGGAATCGCCGATTTCTTGAACTTCTGGGATAAGAATTCGAGTAAATTTAGTATTCCCTCACCCGAAGGAAATAATGCAGTGCGTATTATGACCATTCATAAATCGAAAGGCTTGGAGTTTCCTGTCGTTATTTTTCCCTTCGCCGAAGAGGATTACAATCGTAAACCCAAAGATAAACTGTGGTTGGATACAGATGAAGCTGTCTTGGGTTTGCCAAAAGTTTTAATTGATAACAGTAAAGCAGTCGAAGGTTTTGGAGAAAGTGCCAAAGCAATATATGACCAGAAAAAACAAGAAGAGTTATTGGACAATATTAATGTCTTGTACGTTGCGCTTACTCGCGCCGAGGAGCAGTTATATGTTATTTCGAGCTGCAACCTTACCAGTAGTGGAGCGGTAAAAACGGAGGATATGTCTGCGTTTTTTATTAATTATACCATTCAAGAATCCGACTTTATCCCTGAAAAATTGGAATACGAGTGGGGGAATAGCACCAAATTATCACCTACACATATACATGTAGATACCTCCAAGATGATTCCGGTTGTAGAAGAGGTTTTGGATTTTAAAAACATCAAAATAGCACAACGCGAAGCCTTGATGTGGGGTACGCAGCAGCAGGAGTCTATTGCGTATGGGAATGTAATTCACGAGATCATGTCGTTTATAACTACAGAAAAAGATATTGACGTTGCAATTACAAAAGCCATCGAAGACGGATTGATTCATGCGGGTCAGCAGGAGGCAGTAGCTGCTACTTTGCGCGAAGTTGTTGGGCACGAAGAATTAGTAGCTTTTTTTGCTGAAGGAAATGAGGTGATGAATGAACAGACCATCATTCAAAAAGAAGGCGGACTAGTTAAGCCCGATAGGATGGTGTTGACACCGAATAACGAAATGCTGTTGCTAGATTATAAAACGGGTGTGCATCATGATAAATATCAAAAACAATTAGAAAAGTATCAAATTGCTATTGAGAATATGGGATTCAACGTATTACGAAAGAATCTTGTGTATATAGGTGAACAAATTAAGGTAATTAGTGTATAG